In the genome of Microbacterium saperdae, one region contains:
- a CDS encoding RbsD/FucU family protein — translation MLEGINPLLTGELLLHLDRMGHSDSVVIADAHFPAWALGARVVDLPGTSTPEVVAAIRSVLPLDDAPGIDLMTSADGTVLDVQHELMAAAGTTVDSTRFVERFAYYEVARSAYLLVRTGETRKYGNALLRKGVVGHASA, via the coding sequence AGGAATCAACCCGCTGCTCACAGGCGAGCTGCTGCTGCACCTCGACCGGATGGGGCACTCCGACTCCGTCGTGATCGCCGACGCGCACTTCCCGGCCTGGGCGCTCGGTGCGCGTGTGGTCGATCTGCCCGGCACGTCGACCCCGGAGGTCGTGGCGGCGATCCGGAGTGTGCTGCCGCTGGACGACGCCCCGGGCATCGATCTGATGACCTCGGCCGACGGTACGGTGCTCGACGTGCAGCACGAGCTGATGGCGGCGGCCGGGACAACGGTCGACTCGACCCGCTTCGTGGAGCGCTTCGCGTACTACGAGGTCGCGAGGAGCGCGTACCTCCTGGTGCGCACGGGCGAGACCCGCAAATACGGCAACGCGCTGCTGCGCAAGGGAGTCGTGGGGCACGCCTCGGCCTGA
- a CDS encoding LacI family DNA-binding transcriptional regulator has product MPASVKDVAALAGVSSSTVSNYLNHPHVLGEASRERVRAAIEQLGYVPNESARQLRAGSSKALALILLDAWLPYFHDLSRGVEDVTREGGWSLFFSNSNRDSAQERRNIEMFEAHRVQGIVIYPLDDVVPQLERLADRGIRSVVVGPIAPSSKVASVLFDDVGGGRLAGEHLLSIGRRRILFLGSPTVSQSNDRLQGLREAVAGAGASVSVLDVQNLITEDGLRAAEQIVAMAPEDRPDAVFAANDMVATGVLTQLLRHGIRVPEDIALVGFDDVDQARQSVVPLTSVRQPGYAIGRAAGAALLEQLADPSAPPPAPTPFSAELVVRESTVGR; this is encoded by the coding sequence ATGCCCGCCAGCGTCAAAGACGTCGCCGCGCTCGCCGGGGTCTCCTCCTCGACCGTGTCGAACTACCTCAACCATCCGCACGTGCTCGGCGAGGCCAGCCGGGAGCGCGTACGCGCCGCGATCGAACAGCTCGGGTATGTGCCGAACGAATCGGCCCGTCAGCTGCGCGCCGGTTCCAGCAAGGCGCTGGCGCTCATCCTTCTCGACGCGTGGCTGCCGTACTTCCACGACCTCTCCCGGGGCGTCGAGGACGTCACGCGCGAGGGCGGCTGGTCGCTGTTTTTCAGCAACAGCAATCGCGACAGCGCGCAGGAACGGCGCAACATCGAGATGTTCGAGGCGCACCGGGTGCAGGGCATCGTGATCTACCCGCTCGACGACGTGGTGCCGCAGCTCGAACGTCTCGCCGACCGCGGCATCCGCTCGGTGGTCGTCGGCCCGATCGCGCCCTCGTCGAAGGTGGCATCCGTGCTGTTCGACGACGTCGGCGGTGGACGCCTGGCCGGCGAGCATCTGCTGTCGATCGGGCGCAGACGGATCCTGTTCCTCGGCAGCCCGACCGTGAGTCAGTCGAACGACCGGCTGCAGGGACTACGCGAGGCGGTCGCCGGCGCGGGGGCATCCGTCTCGGTGCTCGACGTGCAGAACCTGATCACGGAGGACGGGCTGCGCGCCGCAGAGCAGATCGTCGCGATGGCCCCCGAGGACCGCCCCGATGCCGTCTTCGCCGCGAACGACATGGTGGCCACCGGGGTGCTCACGCAGCTCCTGCGCCACGGGATCCGTGTGCCGGAGGACATCGCCCTCGTCGGGTTCGACGACGTGGACCAGGCGCGTCAGAGCGTGGTGCCGCTGACCAGCGTGCGCCAGCCCGGTTACGCGATCGGCCGTGCGGCCGGCGCCGCGCTGCTGGAACAGCTCGCCGATCCGAGCGCACCACCGCCCGCGCCGACGCCGTTCTCGGCCGAACTCGTCGTGCGCGAGTCGACCGTCGGCCGCTGA